The Cytobacillus oceanisediminis genomic interval GAGCTTGCAAAAATTATTGCTGTTCTGCCGCAGCACTCCTCTCAGGCCTTTTCTTATACCGTAAAGGAAACGGTTTCCCTCGGCCGGTATGCCCATCAAAAGGGGTGGTTCCAGAGCTGGTCCAGCAAAGATGAAGAAGCGGTCAATCGGGTCATGGAGCAGACAGGCATTTCCCGTTTTCAGGATTATGATATTCAGCAATTATCCGGCGGTGAAAGACAGAGGGTGTTTTTAGCTCAGGCCCTTGCCCAGGAGCCGGAAATATTATTGCTGGATGAGCCGACTAACCATCTTGATTTATCTTATCAAAAAGAATTGCTTGATCTCCTTTCTGTATGGTCAAAGGACTGCGGGCTGACGGTCATTTCCATTTTTCATGATTTGAATTTGGCCGGCCTGTATTGTGACCGCCTATTGCTGCTGGAGAATGGCGAAGTCAATATTAACCACGTTCCCAATGAGGTTTTAAAAGAAGGCAGGATACGTGAGGTCTATAGGACGAAGATTGAGAAGCTTCCGCATCCAAGAGTCCCGGCCCCTCAGATGGTGTTGGTGCCCGAACGCTCTCAGGCGGAAAGCCAATCAGTGAATCGAATTGATCGATCCAGTCTTGAGGTAAAGGAAAACTTACTTGTCCTTCGCTCCCCATTTCCGCTGAAAACCATGTCATCAGGTGTAACCGGATCGGGCACCGGCTGGAATCGCATATTTCTTAACCGGCATGTGAGCAAGAATTATGATTGCAGTGATCATAGAGCAGAGATGGCGGATTTTGTCCGGGAGATCGGCTTTGAACCCGGGGAAACCGTGGGGATGATGACCGCTGTATATGTTGAGGATCATAGCAGCAAATTTTACGAAGAAGGAACCTTCTCTGTATATGTGGTCGTGACAGCAGGTGTCGGCAATGCTGTTGATGCCTCGAAAAGTGAAGCACATTCTTATCATCTGACTCCGGGTACAATCAATACATGGGTTTTCGTTAATGGCAATCTGACAGAGGAAGCCTTTATTCAATGCATTATGACTGCAACCGAGGCAAAGACAAGAGCCTTATATGATCAGAAAGTAAAGGATGCAGTCACAGGGACGATAGCGACCGGAACATCGACAGACAGCATTATGATTGCGGCCACACAGCAGGGAGAAAACCTGGAGTATGCGGGTACCATTACACCGCTTGGCAAAGTGATCGGAAAAGGTGTCTACGAATGTACTGTTGAGGCGATAAAAAAATCGCAAAGAAGGATAAAGAGATGATTTTATATCACCTGATCGCTTTAACCTTTGCCTGCATCATAGATAAGCTGATAGGAGACCCGCCAAACTGGCCGCATCCGGTCAGATGGATGGGAGCCCTGATACATAAACTTGAACAAGTTCTTAATAAAGGCCGCTTTAGAAAATTAAAAGGGATCATCATGCTATTTATAGTCCTGCTGGCAGCAGGAGGTATAACTTATTTAATCATATGGCTCTTCTATGAAATTCACCCGGTTGCCGGTATTCTGGCAGATGGGATTCTTATCTTCACAGCCATTGCACAAAAGAGTTTAAAAGACGCAGCACTGGAGGTCTATGAGCCTCTGGCAAAAGGAGATGTGGAAGAAGCAAGATTAAAGCTTTCATACATTGTCGGCAGGGATACAGATCGATTGGATGAGCCAGGCATTGTCAGGGCTGCCGTGGAGACAGTGGCTGAAAACACCAGTGATGGCATTACAGCTCCATTATTTTGGGCCATGATTGGCGGTGCTCCGCTGGCCCTTATCTACCGGGCCATTAATACATGCGATTCGATGGTTGGCCATAGAAATGATAGATATATGGATTTTGGATGGGCATCCGCCAAAGTGGATGATATCGCGAACTGGATCCCGAGCCGGCTGACATCGGTTTGCATCATGCTCACACAAAAGCCGGAACATTCTCCATATGAGGAAGCATGGGGAATCCTTTTAAGAGATGCACCAAAGCACCCGAGCCCAAATAGCGGCTGGGGCGAAGCAGCTGTTGCAGCCCTTCTGGGGGTTCAGCTGGGAGGAATCAATTTTTATAAGGGTGTAATCTCAAACCGTGCAACGATGGGAAAGCCAATGGTGCTGCTTGAAAAAGAACATATTATAAAAAGCATTTCGATCATGAACAAGACGGTTTTCTTATTCTTGCTTTTATTATGGACAGGAGGGGTGTTCCTTGATTTGGCCTTCACATGGATCTAATCCGCAATATTTATATGAAGCGATTGATAAGCAAATGCCTGAGGAGCGGATTGATTTCAGTGCCAATATCAATCCCCTTGGCCCTCCCCGCGAATTAAAAGAAAGGTGGGGAAGTCTATTCCAATATATTAGCGATTATCCGGATCCCCATTCTTCTCTATTAAAAAGCAAATTGGCGGATGCAGAGGGAATAAAAGAAACACAGATTCTGATAGGAAATGGAGGCGCAGAGCTAATCACCCTGATTGGCCGGATGATAGCCGGAAAAAGGGTGCTGATTATTCAGCCGGCTTTTTCGGAATATGAAGAGGCCTGCCGCGTTAATCATAGTACGGTGTCCTATCATCAGCTGGAGCCTGGAGACTGGGATCTGAATATGGAAGCGCTATCTGAAAAGCTAAAAGTCGCGGAGGTTGTTTTCTTCTGCAACCCGAATAACCCGACAGGTATTTTTTACCCATCTTCAATTGTGGGGAAATTGATTAAGAAGTGTCATATCCACAGCTGCCTGCTTATTATGGATGAAGCTTTTTATGACTTTGCCTGCGACTATCAATCTATTGTTCCTTTCATAGGAAAGGATTCGAATGTTGTGGTGCTGCGCTCCATGACAAAGATGTTTTCGATACCGGGCCTGCGCCTTGGATACATGATGGCAAGTGAGAGGTTAATTGAAAGAGCGGCTGCTCTGAAACCGCACTGGAGCGTGAATGCTCTTGCTTTAAAAGCAGGAGAATGGTGTCTGGACAGCAAAGAGCATGTCAGGCTGACAAAGAATTTGATCCGGCAGGAGAGA includes:
- a CDS encoding adenosylcobinamide amidohydrolase, yielding MLSVQQVTGGYAGAPVVNNISFEVEKGELFGILGPNGSGKTTILKMLSGILPHKSGDILIKGKNLSQYTPKELAKIIAVLPQHSSQAFSYTVKETVSLGRYAHQKGWFQSWSSKDEEAVNRVMEQTGISRFQDYDIQQLSGGERQRVFLAQALAQEPEILLLDEPTNHLDLSYQKELLDLLSVWSKDCGLTVISIFHDLNLAGLYCDRLLLLENGEVNINHVPNEVLKEGRIREVYRTKIEKLPHPRVPAPQMVLVPERSQAESQSVNRIDRSSLEVKENLLVLRSPFPLKTMSSGVTGSGTGWNRIFLNRHVSKNYDCSDHRAEMADFVREIGFEPGETVGMMTAVYVEDHSSKFYEEGTFSVYVVVTAGVGNAVDASKSEAHSYHLTPGTINTWVFVNGNLTEEAFIQCIMTATEAKTRALYDQKVKDAVTGTIATGTSTDSIMIAATQQGENLEYAGTITPLGKVIGKGVYECTVEAIKKSQRRIKR
- the cobD gene encoding threonine-phosphate decarboxylase CobD → MIWPSHGSNPQYLYEAIDKQMPEERIDFSANINPLGPPRELKERWGSLFQYISDYPDPHSSLLKSKLADAEGIKETQILIGNGGAELITLIGRMIAGKRVLIIQPAFSEYEEACRVNHSTVSYHQLEPGDWDLNMEALSEKLKVAEVVFFCNPNNPTGIFYPSSIVGKLIKKCHIHSCLLIMDEAFYDFACDYQSIVPFIGKDSNVVVLRSMTKMFSIPGLRLGYMMASERLIERAAALKPHWSVNALALKAGEWCLDSKEHVRLTKNLIRQERERLVQFYQQLDFEVSPSSVNFYLLRDPKLDVQLPLFQFLLEKGIIPRHTMNFPGLEGRWLRFAIKGPKDNDVLMEAMQEWRKDR
- the cbiB gene encoding adenosylcobinamide-phosphate synthase CbiB yields the protein MILYHLIALTFACIIDKLIGDPPNWPHPVRWMGALIHKLEQVLNKGRFRKLKGIIMLFIVLLAAGGITYLIIWLFYEIHPVAGILADGILIFTAIAQKSLKDAALEVYEPLAKGDVEEARLKLSYIVGRDTDRLDEPGIVRAAVETVAENTSDGITAPLFWAMIGGAPLALIYRAINTCDSMVGHRNDRYMDFGWASAKVDDIANWIPSRLTSVCIMLTQKPEHSPYEEAWGILLRDAPKHPSPNSGWGEAAVAALLGVQLGGINFYKGVISNRATMGKPMVLLEKEHIIKSISIMNKTVFLFLLLLWTGGVFLDLAFTWI